The Alteromonas mediterranea DE genome contains the following window.
AACATGACGACGCAAAAATGCTCAAGTCGGTTGATACCATCGACCAAAGCATTTATGACATGGCTGGTGGTGCGGTTAAAGGCGGTGTTGGCACCGGCGGTATGCGCACAAAAATTGAAGCGGCGGAGAAAGCTGTTTCGCATGGTATAGATACATATATTATTAACGGCTTTACTGAGCTGTCGTTTAATATGCTGCTAGCAGGTGAAAACCCAGGCACGCATTTCAAACCTCACGCTAAGCCAATGCAAGAGAATGTGCATTGGATGCGTCATACGTCAAACGCGCAAGGCGAGGTTATAGTAGAGGGAGATTTCGATGACTCTCTACACAGCGACGCAGAGCAACTAACAAGTAGCGAAATTATAGACGTGAAAGGTGAGTTCTCGGTTGGCGACACCATATTGGTACGTAAAGAAGACGGCACTAAATTGGTAAAAGCGAAATCGAACTACAGTAGCTGTTTATTGAATTTCATTGCGAATCAGGAAAACGACGAATTTGCCCACGAGTTTGAAGAAAAAACGGGGCCAATTATTTCTGATCAGCACATAGCAAATCTGGAGAAAGAATGAGTATTATTACAGAGTTAGCACAACAGGCGAAAAAAGCTGCACGTACACTGGCGATTTTAAGTGAGAGCCAGAAAAACGCGGTGTTAACTGATATGGCCGCGGCTATTCGTGAAAATAAAAGCAAAATAATTGAAGTAAACGAAAAAGAAGTAGCGCGAGCGAAAGACAACAATTTAGACGCTGCAATGATCGACCGCTTAATTCTTAATGAAGAGCGTATCGAATCTATGGCAGAAGGGATTGAAGTTATTGTAGAGCTTGACGATCCGGTAGGTAAAGAGCGCGTTATCGGTACACGTCCAAACGGTATCGAAATCAAAAAGATGCGTATTCCTCTTGGCGTTGTGTGCATGATTTACGAAGCACGACCTAATGTTACTGCCGATGCAGGTGCGCTGTGCTTCAAATCGGGTAATGCAGTTATATTACGTGGTGGTAAAGAAGCGCTTGATACCAGCTTAGCCATTGCTGAGTTAATGCAAGACGTACTCGAAAAGCACAACTTGCCGAAAGCTTTGGTAACAGTGGTTCCAAATCCAGATCGTGCGCTTATGCAAGAGTTGATGGAGCAGCGTGATTACATCGACGTAATTATCCCTCGTGGTGGTGAAGGTCTTATTAATTACGTTACTGATAACGCAAAAGTACCAGTAATTCAGCACTTTAAAGGCGTGTGTCATCTATACGTGGATAAAGACGCTGATTTAGAAAAGGCGTTAGCCATTCTTCTAAACGGTAAAACACAGCGTACTGGTGTGTGTAATGCTCTAGAAGGTTTAGTCGTTCACCAAGCGGTAGCGGGTGATTTCTTACCTAAAGTGGCCGATGCCTTCAAAGAAAAAGGCGTGAAGGTTCACGTTAACCAAAAAGGTAGCCAATATTTCGATGGCGCTGACGTAATTGCAGAAGACGCATACGGTGAAGAGTACCTAGGTTTAGAAATCGCAATTCGCGTTGTTGATGACTTCGAAGGGGCAGTAGACCATATTGCTCAGTTCGGTAGTAACCACACCGAAGTTATCATTACCGAAGATGCCGAGAAAGGTAAGCTGTTCCAGCGCGCGGTAGACGCGAGTGTGGTAATGGTAAACGCTTCTTCTCGTTTCTCTGACGGTAGCCAGCTTGGTTTAGGTGCGGAAATTGGTATCGCTACAACCAAACTGCATGCTTACGGCCCAATGGGCTTAGAGTCACTGACTTCAGAGAAGTACCTTGTGAACGGTGAAGGACAAATTCGTGACTAAATGACCGCAGTTATAACTGGTCGGCATTGTGCCACGAGTTTACATGCTTCATAATAAAAAGCGCTGACATTCGTCGGCGCTTTTTTTCGCCTATTCAAATATTTACCCTCGGAGCATTAACGGAGCTTACATGGAGATTGTGATAGACCCAACGCAGCTGTGGGAACAACTTATCGCCTTTGCGAATGAGTACAAACTGCTGACATCTCTGGTGCTTTTAATTGTGCTGCACTTTACTAAAAAGGGTGTATTGCTGCTTATTAGGCGCATAAGCTCCCAGCGGGGAGAAGACCGTCGAAACCAAATAAACATTTTAGAGCAGCTAGGGAATGCGTTTATCATCATAGTGTTAATGATGGTGTGGAGCTCTGAAATTCAGACCCTGGCAATTTCTATTGCAGCCTTCATGGTTGCAATTGTGCTTGCTACCCGCGAGTTTATTCAGTGCTTCATGGGTTTCATTTATTACCTTGGCGCTCGGCCCTTTAGAGTAGGGGACTGGATCCAAATGAATAATATTATTGGTGAAGTGGTGGAAATGGACTGGGCTAAAACGGCGTTGTTAGAAGTTGATCCCGAGACCTTCAACTACACAGGAAAGCACGTGTATGTGCCTAATAGCCAGCTCGTAACCCAAACCGTACGCAACCTTAACTTTATGCGTCGTTATCGTCTGCACTCTTTTGAAATAGTGAATGAGCCTACAGTCAATGCCTATAGCTTGTTACCGGCGTTTCACGCTCGCGCACAAGCTCATTGCGAATACTTTCGCGACGTAGCAGAGCGCTATAAAGGCCTGATTGAACGTCATTTAGAACAAGAGTTTATTCGTATTGACCCAGAAGTGGAAATCAAAACGAACGAACTAGCCAAAGTAGTGGTAAAGGTGAGTTTGTTTTGCCC
Protein-coding sequences here:
- the proB gene encoding glutamate 5-kinase, with product MSHPNWKRVVIKVGSALISPNQQGCSSHYLLSIAQFIVRCRANGTQVVLVSSGSVAAGAHLFPEQEKSDIAVKKAMAAAGQTEMIATWDRLFDFPSAQMLLTHADLRDRERYVSIRETIFSLLDNNILPIVNENDTVTTDKLKVGDNDNLSAMVASAAEADALIICSDIDGLYDKNPHEHDDAKMLKSVDTIDQSIYDMAGGAVKGGVGTGGMRTKIEAAEKAVSHGIDTYIINGFTELSFNMLLAGENPGTHFKPHAKPMQENVHWMRHTSNAQGEVIVEGDFDDSLHSDAEQLTSSEIIDVKGEFSVGDTILVRKEDGTKLVKAKSNYSSCLLNFIANQENDEFAHEFEEKTGPIISDQHIANLEKE
- a CDS encoding glutamate-5-semialdehyde dehydrogenase, with the protein product MSIITELAQQAKKAARTLAILSESQKNAVLTDMAAAIRENKSKIIEVNEKEVARAKDNNLDAAMIDRLILNEERIESMAEGIEVIVELDDPVGKERVIGTRPNGIEIKKMRIPLGVVCMIYEARPNVTADAGALCFKSGNAVILRGGKEALDTSLAIAELMQDVLEKHNLPKALVTVVPNPDRALMQELMEQRDYIDVIIPRGGEGLINYVTDNAKVPVIQHFKGVCHLYVDKDADLEKALAILLNGKTQRTGVCNALEGLVVHQAVAGDFLPKVADAFKEKGVKVHVNQKGSQYFDGADVIAEDAYGEEYLGLEIAIRVVDDFEGAVDHIAQFGSNHTEVIITEDAEKGKLFQRAVDASVVMVNASSRFSDGSQLGLGAEIGIATTKLHAYGPMGLESLTSEKYLVNGEGQIRD
- a CDS encoding mechanosensitive ion channel family protein, which gives rise to MEIVIDPTQLWEQLIAFANEYKLLTSLVLLIVLHFTKKGVLLLIRRISSQRGEDRRNQINILEQLGNAFIIIVLMMVWSSEIQTLAISIAAFMVAIVLATREFIQCFMGFIYYLGARPFRVGDWIQMNNIIGEVVEMDWAKTALLEVDPETFNYTGKHVYVPNSQLVTQTVRNLNFMRRYRLHSFEIVNEPTVNAYSLLPAFHARAQAHCEYFRDVAERYKGLIERHLEQEFIRIDPEVEIKTNELAKVVVKVSLFCPTAEAHELEHKMCSDWLSLWFRAQKEEQAMLMQQQSEFTPHFPVCDDNRRQTTSSTGL